Proteins encoded in a region of the Puntigrus tetrazona isolate hp1 chromosome 12, ASM1883169v1, whole genome shotgun sequence genome:
- the nptx2b gene encoding neuronal pentraxin-2b isoform X1 — protein MIGPLRAPLLRSSKMIHLLAGLICIYAPTCVKVVYGQNEKGERFLCTAVPIDKETSCPVQSLPVQSASVQEEELRNTVMQLRETILQQKETIVNQLGTIKELTSKLSRCESDSETFKKTNKDTMDDVPKDPNDTIDVLGKTMQSLKDRLENLEQQQMRANISGASFPNELRNLLQRRLEDLENQLLKKVNELEEEKSQLYNETVAHRQRTDSTLNSLMNRISELEKGGAGFKSPENFKISLPLRTNYLFGQVKKSLPEMYAFTICMWLKSGSSPGIGTPFSYGVPGQANEIVLIEWGHNPIELLINDKVAQLPLSLSDGRWHHICITWTTRDGLWEAYQDGQRLGSGENLAPWHPIKQGGVLILGQEQACRLWPQQDVVGGRFDATQAFVGELSHFNIWDRVLRSTDIIAMSNCSSYMPGNVVAWTDSNIEVFGGASKWPLELCEDRLFDN, from the exons CGCTTTCTGTGTACTGCGGTCCCCATTGACAAGGAGACAAGTTGCCCCGTGCAGTCCCTGCCTGTTCAAAGCGCATCGGTCCAGGAGGAGGAACTGAGGAACACCGTCATGCAACTTCGCGAGACCATTTTACAGCAGAAGGAGACGATAGTCAATCAGCTGGGAACGATTAAAGAGCTGACGTCTAAACTTTCACGGTGCGAGTCTGACTCCGAAACGTTTAAGAAAACGAATAAGGACACGATGGACGATGTGCCTAAAGATCCAAACGACACCATTGACGTTCTTGGAAAAACGATGCAGAGTCTAAAAGATCGACTGGAAAATTTAGAG caacagcAAATGCGAGCCAATATCTCTGGTGCCTCGTTTCCTAATGAGCTGAGAAATCTACTGCAGCGTAGACTGGAGGACTTGGAAAATCAGCTGCTCAAGAAGGTCAATGAGCTTGAGGAGGAGAAGTCCCAGCTATATAATGAGACCGTCGCTCATCGGCAGCGCACTGACAGCACTCTCAACTCTCTCATGAACAGGATCTCTGAACTGGAGAAAG GAGGAGCTGGATTTAAATCACCAGAGAATTTCAAGATCTCCCTTCCTCTTCGCACAAATTACCTTTTCGGACAAGTAAAGAAAAGCCTGCCGGAAATGTACGCCTTCACCATCTGCATGTGGCTCAAGTCAGGTTCGAGCCCCGGCATTGGAACCCCGTTTTCCTATGGAGTCCCTGGACAGGCAAACGAGATCGTACTGATCGAATGGGGCCATAACCCTATAGAACTGCTCATCAATGACAAG GTGGCACAGCTTCCTCTATCACTGAGTGATGGGAGGTGGCACCATATCTGCATCACTTGGACAACCAGGGATGGGCTTTGGGAAGCCTACCAGGATGGCCAAAGATTGGGCTCAGGAGAAAATCTGGCCCCCTGGCACCCTATCAAGCAAGGAGGAGTCCTCATCCTGGGCCAAGAGCAG GCCTGTCGTTTATGGCCTCAACAGGATGTAGTAGGGGGGCGCTTTGATGCCACCCAGGCCTTTGTGGGGGAACTGAGCCACTTTAACATCTGGGATCGGGTCCTGCGCTCCACGGATATCATTGCCATGTCAAACTGCTCGTCCTACATGCCTGGGAACGTGGTGGCCTGGACCGACAGTAACATTGAGGTGTTCGGTGGAGCATCAAAGTGGCCGCTGGAGCTATGCGAAGATCGGCTATTCGACAATTAA
- the nptx2b gene encoding neuronal pentraxin-2b isoform X2, translated as MIGPLRAPLLRSSKMIHLLAGLICIYAPTCVKVVYGQNEKGERFLCTAVPIDKETSCPVQSLPVQSASVQEEELRNTVMQLRETILQQKETIVNQLGTIKELTSKLSRCESDSETFKKTNKDTMDDVPKDPNDTIDVLGKTMQSLKDRLENLEQQQMRANISGASFPNELRNLLQRRLEDLENQLLKKVNELEEEKSQLYNETVAHRQRTDSTLNSLMNRISELEKGGAGFKSPENFKISLPLRTNYLFGQVKKSLPEMYAFTICMWLKSGSSPGIGTPFSYGVPGQANEIVLIEWGHNPIELLINDKVAQLPLSLSDGRWHHICITWTTRDGLWEAYQDGQRLGSGENLAPWHPIKQGGVLILGQEQDVVGGRFDATQAFVGELSHFNIWDRVLRSTDIIAMSNCSSYMPGNVVAWTDSNIEVFGGASKWPLELCEDRLFDN; from the exons CGCTTTCTGTGTACTGCGGTCCCCATTGACAAGGAGACAAGTTGCCCCGTGCAGTCCCTGCCTGTTCAAAGCGCATCGGTCCAGGAGGAGGAACTGAGGAACACCGTCATGCAACTTCGCGAGACCATTTTACAGCAGAAGGAGACGATAGTCAATCAGCTGGGAACGATTAAAGAGCTGACGTCTAAACTTTCACGGTGCGAGTCTGACTCCGAAACGTTTAAGAAAACGAATAAGGACACGATGGACGATGTGCCTAAAGATCCAAACGACACCATTGACGTTCTTGGAAAAACGATGCAGAGTCTAAAAGATCGACTGGAAAATTTAGAG caacagcAAATGCGAGCCAATATCTCTGGTGCCTCGTTTCCTAATGAGCTGAGAAATCTACTGCAGCGTAGACTGGAGGACTTGGAAAATCAGCTGCTCAAGAAGGTCAATGAGCTTGAGGAGGAGAAGTCCCAGCTATATAATGAGACCGTCGCTCATCGGCAGCGCACTGACAGCACTCTCAACTCTCTCATGAACAGGATCTCTGAACTGGAGAAAG GAGGAGCTGGATTTAAATCACCAGAGAATTTCAAGATCTCCCTTCCTCTTCGCACAAATTACCTTTTCGGACAAGTAAAGAAAAGCCTGCCGGAAATGTACGCCTTCACCATCTGCATGTGGCTCAAGTCAGGTTCGAGCCCCGGCATTGGAACCCCGTTTTCCTATGGAGTCCCTGGACAGGCAAACGAGATCGTACTGATCGAATGGGGCCATAACCCTATAGAACTGCTCATCAATGACAAG GTGGCACAGCTTCCTCTATCACTGAGTGATGGGAGGTGGCACCATATCTGCATCACTTGGACAACCAGGGATGGGCTTTGGGAAGCCTACCAGGATGGCCAAAGATTGGGCTCAGGAGAAAATCTGGCCCCCTGGCACCCTATCAAGCAAGGAGGAGTCCTCATCCTGGGCCAAGAGCAG GATGTAGTAGGGGGGCGCTTTGATGCCACCCAGGCCTTTGTGGGGGAACTGAGCCACTTTAACATCTGGGATCGGGTCCTGCGCTCCACGGATATCATTGCCATGTCAAACTGCTCGTCCTACATGCCTGGGAACGTGGTGGCCTGGACCGACAGTAACATTGAGGTGTTCGGTGGAGCATCAAAGTGGCCGCTGGAGCTATGCGAAGATCGGCTATTCGACAATTAA